TCGTTCGGCTGGCGTTTGACGTGGCGTACTACTGGATCCTGCAGGGGCGCTTTTCCGAGGCGCTGCGCGTCGCCACCGTGCTTCTGGATCACCTGACCGGGGCTCCGGAGCAGGCGCTGGTGCTCAGCATGGTGGCCCGCGCGGCCGGCGGCGCGGGCGATGGCACGGCGTTCAACCGCGCGCTGGACCAGATGGAAGACATTCTCGCCAGCGGCGCGGCGGAAGACTCCGCGCCGCGCGCGCTGCTGGGCATTGCGTACGGCGCGGCGAGCCTGTCGGACTGGTCCATGGCCGAAGAATACGGCGACCGCGCCCTGCGCTCCGCGACCGAGCGGCGCGAAGGCAAGATCATCGCCGCCACGGAATCCGTGCTGCACTCCATCCGGCGGCGGGCGGAACTGGAAGCGCGGGCGAACAGGGACGTGTTCACCCCGCTGCCCGACCTGTTCGTGGCAGCGCTGACGCGGACCAGCCAGCCGGCGGGAGCCGCCTAGTTTCCGGAACCGATCGGGCCGCCGGTGCGGCCGGTGGAGTCTCCGGCGGTGTTGTCCAGCAGCGGAGCGACGCTGTCCAGCGCCACGCGTGCATCCGGGCGAACCTCGGGCGCGGTGACCGATCCGGAACAGGCACCCAGCGAGACGGTGACGGCAACGGCGAGCAGCGAAAGAGCGGCGCGGATCTTCATGGGACGGCTCTGGGAGGGAGTGCCAAAAAACCTTACAGCGGGCCATTGGGCAAAAGCTACCGTTTGCTACATCTGCTACTGATACACAATCAACCACTTTCCGCATGTTTCCAGACATATCGCGCCGCGGAGCACCGGATCGGAGCTTCCGGCAAGAAATGTCGTAAGCTGTTGATGCGGGTGAGGATACATTCGATGCGCTCCGATCGGGTACCCGGACATGTACAAAGTGGCCACGGGAGCGCAGAATTCCCAACTTTCGCCCCAGCGCGGCGCGGCCGGAGCGGTAAAACGGACAGCCGCGAGGCGTGAGGCGTGAGCGGGGCCGAACGGCAGGGGGCGCACGGGATACCGCCGTGCGCCCCCCTTTTTTCATCCCCCACCGTTCCGTCACTCCCGGCCGCCGCCCCCGATCCATCCGCGCGACGCCACCCACAGCAGCACCAGCGCCGCCGTGCCGGCCATCACCCCCGCCGCAAAGGGCAGGTTCCACCACCAGACGGGGTCGGGGTGGTCCACGTTCATCCCGAAGATCCCGCTGATGAAGCTGAGGGGGATGAACACGGCCGCGAAGATGGTGAGTACCTTCATGATCTCGTTCATGCGGTTGCTGACCGACGACAGGTACAGGTCGGTGAGCGACGAGCCGAGTTCGCGGTAGGATTCCAGCAGGTCCATCACCTGAATGCAGTGGTCCTGCGTATCGCGCAGGTACACCAGGGTTTCGGGGGTGAACAGGGGCACTTGGTCCCGGCTCAGCACGGTGATGGCGTCGCGCATGGGCCACACCGCGCGCCGCAGCGACATCAGTTCGCGCCGGGTGCCGTGCAGCCGGCCCATGGTGGCGCGGGTGGGCGTGCCCAGCACCTCCTCTTCCAGGTCGTCCAGCATGTCGGCGTACGCCTCGGCGACGGGAAAGTAGTTGTCGACGATGGCGTCCAGGACGGCGTAGGCCAGGTAGTCC
The genomic region above belongs to Longimicrobium terrae and contains:
- the corA gene encoding magnesium/cobalt transporter CorA translates to MDELGLLERMRGNWPVLWVNVDGVAHAPTIAEIGRIFGLHRLALEDLGDVQQRPKAEVYDDEHLFITARMARMTPALDLEQMGIFLGSDFVITFQERPGDPLDPVRQRIRQNRGRIRRCGPDYLAYAVLDAIVDNYFPVAEAYADMLDDLEEEVLGTPTRATMGRLHGTRRELMSLRRAVWPMRDAITVLSRDQVPLFTPETLVYLRDTQDHCIQVMDLLESYRELGSSLTDLYLSSVSNRMNEIMKVLTIFAAVFIPLSFISGIFGMNVDHPDPVWWWNLPFAAGVMAGTAALVLLWVASRGWIGGGGRE